One window of the Streptococcus parasanguinis ATCC 15912 genome contains the following:
- a CDS encoding ABC transporter ATP-binding protein, with translation MIQLENVHKSYGQTKVLKGIDLQIEDQDDVVILGPSGSGKSTLLNVLSGLEKVDEGHILIQGQDLSQLSDAQLTAFRREKIAFIFQQYYLLPNLTVRQNVKMGADLANNHDFLQIIEDLGLGDKMDKYPSELSGGEQQRVSIARALAKKPEILFLDEPTGALDEETGRKILDYIWKLKEKLGFTLIMVTHNQNIADMARTIIRVNSGKITEVVTNDQPQTAYEIGW, from the coding sequence ATGATTCAACTAGAAAATGTGCACAAAAGCTACGGCCAAACCAAGGTTTTAAAGGGGATTGATTTGCAGATTGAAGACCAGGATGATGTGGTTATCCTAGGCCCTTCTGGATCGGGGAAATCAACTCTCTTAAATGTGTTATCAGGATTAGAAAAGGTAGATGAGGGGCATATCCTCATTCAAGGACAAGATTTATCACAACTCTCGGATGCTCAATTGACAGCCTTTAGACGGGAGAAGATTGCCTTTATTTTCCAGCAGTATTATCTATTGCCGAATTTAACAGTCAGACAAAATGTAAAAATGGGGGCTGACCTGGCAAACAATCATGATTTTCTGCAGATCATCGAGGATTTGGGGCTTGGCGATAAAATGGATAAGTATCCGAGTGAATTGTCGGGTGGGGAACAGCAGAGAGTGTCCATTGCTCGGGCCTTGGCCAAAAAGCCAGAGATTCTCTTCTTGGATGAGCCGACGGGAGCCCTGGATGAAGAAACGGGGCGCAAGATTCTGGACTATATCTGGAAATTGAAAGAAAAGCTCGGCTTTACCCTCATCATGGTGACGCACAACCAAAATATTGCGGATATGGCCAGAACCATCATTCGTGTCAATAGTGGTAAGATTACCGAAGTTGTGACCAATGATCAACCTCAGACTGCCTATGAGATTGGATGGTAA
- a CDS encoding TetR/AcrR family transcriptional regulator, with the protein MPPKVKFSKEAIIGTALQLVREEGMASLTARALAEKLGATPRVIFGQFANMAELQAEVIGAAEMVVVEYIRKALEDEKPFRSVGVAYILFASKEPQLFQLLFQNPSKDPIRRFQDFLPMKDHSYQLVLDSIVADYPLTVEEASRLYQHLFIYSHGMASMVASGIYQFGMEEVIGLLTEVCQSLIKEMVGKK; encoded by the coding sequence ATGCCACCTAAGGTTAAATTTAGTAAAGAGGCTATCATTGGGACAGCTTTACAATTGGTGAGAGAAGAGGGAATGGCTAGTTTGACGGCTCGAGCATTAGCGGAGAAACTAGGAGCCACACCGAGAGTCATTTTTGGGCAATTTGCTAATATGGCTGAGTTACAAGCAGAGGTTATTGGTGCTGCGGAGATGGTCGTGGTGGAGTATATTCGCAAGGCCTTAGAAGATGAAAAGCCTTTTCGATCTGTCGGGGTTGCTTATATTCTTTTCGCCTCAAAAGAGCCCCAACTCTTTCAATTGCTTTTCCAAAATCCTAGCAAAGATCCGATTCGTCGCTTTCAAGATTTTCTTCCCATGAAGGATCATAGTTACCAATTGGTTCTGGATTCGATTGTTGCAGACTATCCTTTGACTGTAGAGGAAGCTAGTCGCTTGTACCAGCATCTATTTATTTACTCACACGGGATGGCCTCTATGGTTGCTTCTGGTATTTATCAGTTCGGCATGGAAGAAGTGATTGGATTACTGACAGAGGTTTGTCAATCTCTCATCAAAGAAATGGTAGGAAAGAAATGA
- a CDS encoding aldo/keto reductase, which translates to MNYIEFAENERLSTIVLGMMRISQMNEDEVESLVEAALSIGINTFDLADIYGDGQCEVLLGKVLKRRPDLRDQMWIQSKCGIRKDGFTYFDFSKDYILDSVDGILERLQIERLDSLLLHRPDALMEPEEVAEAFDHLEQAGKIRHFGVSNQNPMMMELLKTAVKQPLKVNQLQLSAAFTPSFEAGFHVNMEGPKAAVRDGSVFEYCRLTDTVIQAWSVLQHGYFKGNFVGKEEFAALNHVLTDLAKKYQVTPTAIALAWVLRYPGKMQAVIGTTKPQHVLEAEKAATVTLTRKEWYQIYLAAGNDLP; encoded by the coding sequence ATGAACTATATTGAGTTTGCTGAAAATGAGCGTCTGTCCACGATTGTCCTTGGGATGATGCGGATTAGTCAGATGAATGAAGATGAGGTAGAGTCTTTGGTAGAGGCAGCCTTGTCGATTGGCATCAACACCTTTGACCTAGCGGATATCTATGGCGATGGCCAGTGTGAGGTCCTGCTGGGTAAGGTTCTCAAGCGTCGTCCGGATCTTCGGGACCAGATGTGGATCCAGTCCAAGTGCGGGATTCGCAAAGACGGCTTTACCTATTTTGATTTTTCCAAAGACTATATTTTGGATTCCGTTGATGGCATTCTTGAGCGTCTGCAAATCGAGCGCTTAGATAGTCTTCTCCTTCATCGACCGGATGCCCTCATGGAGCCTGAAGAGGTGGCGGAAGCTTTTGATCACTTGGAGCAAGCGGGCAAGATCCGTCATTTTGGGGTGTCCAATCAAAATCCTATGATGATGGAATTGCTTAAGACAGCTGTCAAACAACCTCTCAAGGTCAACCAGTTGCAGTTGAGTGCTGCCTTTACACCGAGCTTTGAAGCTGGTTTTCATGTCAACATGGAAGGGCCAAAAGCAGCCGTGCGAGATGGCAGTGTCTTTGAGTATTGTCGCTTAACTGATACGGTGATTCAGGCATGGTCTGTCCTCCAGCATGGCTATTTCAAGGGGAATTTTGTCGGCAAGGAAGAGTTTGCAGCTCTCAATCATGTCCTTACTGACTTAGCGAAAAAATACCAGGTCACTCCGACAGCTATCGCTCTTGCTTGGGTCCTTCGCTATCCAGGAAAGATGCAGGCCGTCATCGGAACAACCAAACCCCAGCATGTCCTTGAAGCAGAGAAAGCAGCAACAGTCACTTTGACTCGCAAGGAATGGTACCAAATCTACTTGGCGGCGGGAAATGATTTGCCTTAG